A single Micromonospora luteifusca DNA region contains:
- a CDS encoding serine/threonine-protein kinase, whose amino-acid sequence MLSSEVVLSGRYRLDERVATGGMGDVWRASDLILGRQVAVKVLLPALVSDPDFIARFRAEARIMAALRHPGIVQVFDCGADDLPEGGRADYLVMEFVDGEPLSKRIETAGRLDVAETMSIVAQAAAALNAAHRGGIVHRDVKPSNLLVHEDGTVVLVDFGVARSTDITSITSTNAVPGTALYMAPEQAAGRPVSGATDIYALGAVTYCCLTGSPPFTGDNPLQVAVRHLDDEPPELPNEIPEAVRALVSRALAKDPLDRFTTGAAMAEAARTAVTGGEPPTAMATAVPLRDAGPGAGTDVLAGAAVASGTRGQRRRGPLVGAGVAMLVALVGLGAALGAMRNIGDVPAVELPTTSPTTTPAGPLDLPAANEQVTSTETSRPDRPPAPGVSPSASVPTRASTTPSQTSSPPTPTTTPTVTAAPTTSPSDEPTTTPPAPPTSNPPESPPPPGPEGPQAG is encoded by the coding sequence GTGTTGTCATCGGAGGTCGTGCTCAGCGGTCGGTACCGCTTGGACGAACGTGTCGCCACCGGCGGTATGGGCGACGTCTGGCGTGCCTCGGACCTGATCCTCGGCCGGCAGGTCGCGGTCAAGGTTCTGCTGCCAGCACTGGTCTCCGACCCCGACTTCATCGCCCGATTCCGGGCCGAGGCGCGGATCATGGCGGCGCTGCGGCACCCCGGCATCGTGCAGGTCTTTGACTGCGGAGCCGACGATCTGCCCGAAGGCGGCCGGGCGGACTACCTGGTCATGGAGTTCGTCGACGGCGAGCCGTTGTCCAAGCGGATCGAGACGGCCGGCCGACTCGACGTGGCCGAGACGATGTCGATCGTGGCCCAGGCGGCCGCGGCACTGAACGCGGCGCACCGCGGCGGCATCGTGCACCGCGACGTCAAGCCCAGCAACCTGCTGGTGCACGAGGACGGCACGGTCGTCCTGGTCGACTTCGGCGTGGCCCGCTCCACCGACATCACCAGCATCACCAGCACCAACGCGGTGCCCGGCACCGCCCTCTACATGGCCCCCGAGCAGGCCGCCGGCCGGCCGGTCAGCGGTGCCACCGACATCTACGCGCTGGGCGCGGTCACCTACTGCTGCCTCACCGGCAGTCCACCGTTCACCGGCGACAACCCGCTCCAGGTTGCCGTTCGACACCTGGACGACGAGCCGCCGGAGCTGCCGAACGAGATCCCGGAGGCGGTCCGCGCCCTGGTGTCCCGGGCCCTGGCCAAGGATCCGCTGGATCGGTTCACCACCGGCGCGGCGATGGCCGAGGCCGCTCGGACCGCGGTGACCGGCGGGGAGCCGCCGACAGCGATGGCGACCGCCGTTCCGCTGCGGGACGCCGGGCCGGGAGCCGGCACGGACGTGCTGGCCGGCGCGGCGGTGGCGAGTGGGACCCGGGGTCAGCGCCGGCGTGGGCCACTGGTCGGCGCTGGGGTGGCCATGCTGGTCGCGCTGGTCGGGCTCGGCGCGGCACTGGGCGCGATGCGCAACATCGGCGACGTTCCGGCGGTCGAACTGCCGACCACCTCGCCGACCACGACACCGGCCGGCCCGCTGGATCTGCCGGCGGCGAACGAGCAGGTCACCAGCACCGAGACGAGTCGGCCCGATCGGCCACCCGCTCCCGGCGTCTCCCCGTCGGCCTCGGTCCCCACCAGGGCGAGCACGACGCCCAGCCAGACATCCAGCCCGCCGACGCCGACAACGACGCCGACGGTGACCGCCGCGCCGACCACTTCCCCGTCAGATGAGCCTACGACGACCCCGCCAGCCCCGCCCACGTCGAACCCGCCAGAGAGCCCGCCGCCGCCCGGTCCCGAGGGACCGCAGGCCGGCTGA
- a CDS encoding nucleotide sugar dehydrogenase, protein MSAEKLVVIGQGYVGLPLAMRAVEAGLDVVGLDVDADRVKRLAAGESFVEDIPTDRLGRALGSGRYNPSTEYTDAEGFDICVITVPTPLRDGTPDLSFVEQAGVGIGPYVRPGCTVILESTTYPGTTEELLRPLLESASGLHSPGDFHLGYSPERIDPGNPTWRLENTPKVVSGVDPTSLARVDEFYQRLVEHTVPVGSTRVAELTKLIENTFRQVNIALINELTMLSHHLDIDVWQAIDAAETKPFGFLPFRPGPGVGGHCLPIDPCYLSWQVKRRLGRQFRFIELANDINHEMPEHVAQRIMAGLNRNGRAVSGARLLLLGLAYKKNTGDMRDSPAVDVARRLQALGAQVHAVEPYAEAHQIPAGVTVVGLTEHEVRAADAVVVVTDHDTFDYDLVVQHADYVFDTRNRCVGPMVERL, encoded by the coding sequence GTGAGCGCTGAGAAGCTGGTCGTGATCGGTCAGGGGTACGTCGGACTGCCGTTGGCAATGCGCGCCGTCGAGGCGGGGCTGGACGTCGTCGGCCTCGACGTCGACGCCGACCGGGTGAAGCGTCTCGCCGCCGGCGAGTCGTTCGTCGAGGACATCCCGACCGACCGGCTGGGCCGGGCGTTGGGAAGTGGCCGGTACAACCCCAGCACGGAGTACACCGATGCCGAAGGCTTCGACATCTGCGTCATCACCGTGCCGACGCCGCTGCGCGACGGCACTCCCGACCTGAGCTTCGTCGAGCAGGCGGGCGTCGGCATCGGCCCGTACGTGCGCCCGGGCTGCACGGTGATCCTGGAATCGACCACGTACCCCGGCACCACTGAGGAGCTGCTGCGCCCGCTGCTGGAATCGGCGAGCGGGCTGCACAGCCCCGGCGACTTCCATCTCGGCTACAGCCCGGAGCGGATCGACCCGGGCAATCCGACCTGGCGGCTGGAGAACACCCCGAAGGTGGTCTCCGGTGTGGACCCGACGTCACTGGCGCGGGTGGACGAGTTCTACCAGCGCCTCGTGGAACACACCGTGCCGGTGGGCTCCACCCGCGTCGCCGAGCTGACCAAGCTGATCGAGAACACCTTCCGCCAGGTCAACATCGCGCTGATCAACGAGCTGACCATGCTCTCGCACCACCTCGACATCGACGTCTGGCAGGCGATCGACGCCGCGGAGACCAAGCCGTTCGGTTTCCTGCCGTTCCGGCCCGGGCCCGGCGTCGGCGGGCACTGTCTGCCGATCGACCCGTGCTATCTCTCGTGGCAGGTCAAGCGCCGCCTCGGCCGGCAGTTCCGCTTCATCGAACTGGCCAACGACATCAACCACGAGATGCCCGAGCACGTCGCGCAGCGAATCATGGCGGGGCTGAACCGGAACGGTCGTGCGGTCAGCGGCGCCCGGTTGCTGCTGCTCGGACTGGCGTACAAGAAGAACACCGGTGACATGCGGGACTCCCCCGCGGTCGACGTGGCCCGCCGACTGCAGGCCCTCGGGGCGCAGGTCCACGCGGTCGAGCCGTACGCCGAGGCGCACCAGATCCCGGCGGGGGTCACCGTGGTCGGACTCACCGAGCACGAGGTGCGTGCCGCGGACGCGGTGGTGGTGGTCACCGACCACGACACCTTCGACTACGACCTGGTGGTCCAGCACGCCGACTACGTCTTCGACACCCGCAACCGGTGCGTCGGCCCCATGGTCGAGCGCCTGTAG
- a CDS encoding ABC transporter permease — translation MIRLTLRSLRAEALRMLLSALAVVLGVAFVAGTMMFVDGMRAGAYARAGTFDRHTDLGVYSSGRELLPPTLVNRVRAVDGVAAAAGELTNTAGLLGADGRPVLGFTTLVAIPTEDALRSYDVVAGRLPDRAGEVVLDAPTVAEEGFTLGTAIRVGGTGGAARSYTLVGTVDVAGTARDVGGPFVGLVGPDALALTGERGYGRIMVAARPGASVAALADELRAVAGGEFTVKSRQQILDEAVENAVRNLGMFQMLLLIFVGVAMVVAGFVIANTFAIVLAQRTRRTALLRLIGATRGQVFWAALLESAVLGLVASALGVLLGVALAGGIRLLMSRLDVPVSGGLTVTGSTVLTGLLLGTALTVCAALLPAWRGTRVAPVAALTDAAVQPSRSAGRVRLTFGALVLAVGVAALVGAASAGQVLLVAVGGVLTFFGIVLFGPVLVPALARVFGWPARHVLGTIGELAVANTVRNPRRVAATATALVIGIGLVSAFVVGGRSTKDGIERSVDAQIGTDFVVVGIGQDLPAALAGELAARPELGVVHEQRSTVVADVEIRAADPALVARTLRGVLAGDAHRVGPGQVLVHRELAQARGWQVGSPVTVGGRSFRVAAVVTDDTPGNGAPAGHVIDMADADFTALFPAQRGVLAEIDPAAGVSAERARDAIEAVLGSYPTVNLMDQGAYKKMLTGTVDMMLALVTALLGLAVVIALVGVANTLSLSVVERTRENAVLRAVGLTRGRMRAVLAVEAGLMALVGAVLGVGLGTGVSASAMALLARLGGDFHVVLPLGQLGLILGVAVLAALLASVLPARRALSRPVVEALADQ, via the coding sequence ATGATCCGCCTGACCCTGCGCTCGTTACGCGCCGAGGCACTGCGCATGCTGCTCTCCGCCCTGGCCGTCGTGCTCGGTGTCGCATTCGTCGCCGGCACCATGATGTTCGTCGACGGGATGCGCGCCGGGGCGTACGCGCGGGCCGGCACCTTCGACCGGCACACCGACCTGGGGGTCTACTCGTCCGGCCGTGAGTTGTTGCCCCCGACCCTCGTCAACCGGGTACGCGCGGTCGACGGGGTGGCCGCCGCGGCCGGTGAGCTGACCAACACCGCCGGGCTCCTCGGTGCCGACGGTCGCCCGGTGCTGGGCTTCACCACGCTCGTCGCCATCCCCACCGAGGACGCTCTGCGCTCGTACGACGTGGTCGCCGGCCGGTTGCCCGACCGTGCCGGGGAGGTGGTGCTCGACGCGCCGACGGTGGCCGAGGAGGGCTTCACGCTCGGCACCGCGATCCGCGTCGGCGGTACCGGCGGCGCGGCTCGCTCGTACACCCTGGTTGGCACCGTCGATGTCGCTGGCACCGCCCGCGACGTTGGTGGTCCGTTCGTCGGCCTGGTCGGGCCGGATGCGCTGGCACTCACCGGCGAGCGGGGCTATGGCCGCATCATGGTGGCGGCGCGACCGGGTGCCTCCGTCGCGGCGCTGGCCGATGAGCTGCGCGCCGTGGCCGGCGGGGAATTCACCGTGAAGAGTCGCCAGCAGATCCTCGACGAGGCCGTCGAGAACGCGGTCCGCAACCTGGGCATGTTCCAGATGCTGCTGTTGATCTTCGTGGGAGTCGCCATGGTGGTGGCCGGCTTCGTGATCGCCAACACCTTCGCGATCGTGCTGGCACAGCGCACCCGGCGAACCGCGCTGCTGCGCCTGATCGGTGCCACCCGAGGGCAGGTCTTCTGGGCCGCCCTGCTGGAGTCGGCGGTGCTGGGGCTGGTCGCCTCGGCGCTCGGTGTGCTGCTCGGGGTGGCCCTCGCCGGCGGGATCCGGCTGCTGATGTCCCGACTGGACGTACCGGTCAGCGGCGGCCTGACCGTGACCGGTTCGACCGTGCTGACCGGTCTGCTGCTGGGCACCGCGCTCACCGTGTGCGCCGCCCTGCTTCCGGCCTGGCGGGGGACCCGGGTCGCTCCGGTGGCCGCGCTCACCGACGCCGCCGTGCAGCCGAGCCGGAGTGCCGGTCGAGTGCGGCTGACCTTCGGCGCGCTGGTGCTGGCCGTCGGTGTCGCCGCGCTGGTCGGCGCCGCCAGCGCCGGTCAGGTGCTGCTGGTGGCCGTCGGCGGGGTGCTGACCTTCTTCGGGATCGTGCTGTTCGGGCCGGTGCTCGTCCCGGCGCTGGCCCGGGTGTTCGGCTGGCCGGCACGTCATGTGCTCGGCACGATTGGTGAGCTGGCGGTGGCCAACACGGTCCGCAATCCGCGGCGGGTCGCCGCCACCGCCACCGCCCTGGTGATCGGGATCGGGCTCGTGTCGGCATTCGTGGTTGGCGGACGCAGCACCAAGGACGGCATCGAACGCAGCGTGGACGCCCAGATCGGGACGGACTTCGTGGTCGTCGGAATCGGTCAGGACCTGCCCGCCGCGCTCGCCGGTGAGCTTGCCGCCCGCCCCGAGTTGGGTGTGGTGCACGAGCAGCGCAGCACGGTCGTCGCCGACGTCGAGATTCGCGCGGCCGACCCGGCTCTGGTCGCCCGGACGCTGCGCGGGGTGCTGGCCGGCGACGCCCATCGGGTCGGGCCGGGGCAGGTGCTGGTGCACCGGGAGTTGGCCCAGGCACGCGGCTGGCAGGTCGGCTCACCGGTGACCGTCGGGGGCCGGTCGTTCCGGGTGGCCGCCGTGGTCACCGACGACACACCCGGCAATGGTGCGCCCGCCGGTCACGTCATCGACATGGCCGACGCGGACTTCACCGCGCTCTTCCCCGCTCAGCGGGGCGTTCTGGCCGAGATCGACCCCGCCGCCGGGGTGAGCGCCGAGCGGGCCCGGGACGCGATCGAGGCGGTCCTGGGCAGCTACCCGACGGTGAACCTGATGGACCAGGGCGCGTACAAGAAGATGCTCACCGGCACGGTGGACATGATGCTCGCCCTCGTCACCGCCCTGCTCGGCCTCGCCGTGGTGATCGCCCTGGTCGGCGTGGCGAACACGCTGAGCCTGTCGGTGGTCGAGCGCACCAGGGAGAACGCCGTACTGCGGGCGGTCGGGCTCACCCGAGGGCGGATGCGGGCAGTGCTCGCCGTCGAGGCGGGGCTGATGGCGCTGGTCGGTGCCGTGCTCGGGGTCGGGCTGGGCACCGGCGTCAGCGCCTCCGCGATGGCCCTGCTGGCCCGCCTCGGCGGGGACTTCCACGTGGTGCTGCCGCTCGGCCAACTCGGGTTGATCCTCGGCGTCGCGGTGCTGGCCGCCCTGCTCGCCTCGGTCCTGCCGGCCCGCCGGGCGCTGTCCCGCCCGGTCGTCGAGGCGCTCGCCGACCAGTGA
- a CDS encoding response regulator: protein MTVRVVIVDDQALVRAGFRMVLDSQPDLEVVGEAIDGADALRVLARTEADVVVMDIRMPTMDGVEATRRLCAERPTGLPRVLVLTTFDTEADAFAALQAGASGFLLKNVPPEELLAAIRVVAQGDSVVAPSITRRLLDRFAGQLGSAPSADPRLTQLTEREREVLLLVAEGLSNAEIAAQMHVAEATVKTHVGRILAKLQLRDRVQVVVLAYESGLVTPGG from the coding sequence ATGACGGTCCGGGTGGTGATCGTGGACGACCAGGCGCTGGTGCGCGCCGGGTTTCGGATGGTGCTGGACTCCCAGCCCGACCTGGAGGTGGTCGGGGAGGCGATCGACGGTGCGGACGCCCTGCGGGTGCTCGCTCGCACCGAGGCCGACGTGGTCGTGATGGACATTCGGATGCCGACCATGGACGGGGTGGAGGCGACCCGCCGGCTCTGCGCCGAGCGGCCCACCGGCCTGCCCCGGGTGCTGGTGCTGACCACCTTCGACACCGAGGCCGACGCGTTCGCCGCCCTGCAGGCCGGGGCGAGCGGGTTCCTGCTCAAGAACGTTCCGCCGGAGGAGCTGCTGGCCGCGATCCGGGTGGTGGCCCAGGGCGACTCGGTGGTCGCCCCGTCGATCACCCGGCGGCTGCTGGACCGGTTCGCCGGGCAGCTCGGCAGCGCCCCGAGCGCAGACCCTCGCCTCACCCAGCTCACCGAACGGGAACGGGAGGTGCTGCTGTTGGTCGCAGAGGGGCTGTCCAACGCGGAGATCGCCGCCCAGATGCACGTGGCCGAGGCGACGGTGAAGACCCACGTCGGGCGGATCCTGGCGAAGCTCCAGCTGCGCGACCGGGTCCAGGTGGTGGTGCTGGCGTACGAGAGCGGGCTGGTGACACCCGGCGGATGA
- a CDS encoding sensor histidine kinase, with amino-acid sequence MTVTRTMFGRPLPGVAFDVAVSAVVALIGLAGAVNLPGGWAGALVCVGMAVALLFRRGHPGAVTVVVAALGLVQVIAQWGPLPFDIAILIALYSVVKYGERLRDGVLAGAVAAVGAVLAAVQTPGVLIWWVTALWYALVTGAVWLVALNVRTHRLYVLSLEERATTLEREREAESRAAVAEERTRIARELHDVVAHSMAVMIVQADGARFMLDRDPAQARTAVKVVADTGRAALEEMRRLVGVLRDAGPSGGDALAVAADPEHRRLVLAELPDLLARFGDAGLYIRSTVTGEPPALPPGLELTVYRVVQEALTNALKHAGVDAAVEVTLAYTTEAVEVRVRDDGRGRPLVSPAPSGGHGLLGMRERVTVYDGSLTAGPRPAGGWQVQVRLPLPSDPATEVIAA; translated from the coding sequence GTGACCGTGACACGCACGATGTTCGGTCGCCCGCTGCCCGGAGTCGCCTTCGACGTGGCCGTCTCCGCCGTGGTGGCCCTCATCGGCCTGGCCGGCGCGGTCAATCTGCCGGGCGGCTGGGCGGGCGCGCTGGTCTGTGTGGGGATGGCCGTGGCGCTGCTGTTCCGCCGCGGGCATCCGGGCGCGGTGACCGTGGTGGTCGCGGCGCTCGGCCTGGTGCAGGTGATTGCCCAGTGGGGTCCGCTGCCCTTCGACATCGCCATTCTGATCGCGCTCTACAGCGTGGTGAAGTACGGCGAGCGGCTGCGCGACGGGGTGCTCGCCGGCGCGGTCGCCGCCGTGGGCGCGGTGCTCGCCGCCGTGCAGACCCCGGGCGTCCTCATTTGGTGGGTGACCGCGTTGTGGTACGCGCTGGTCACCGGCGCGGTGTGGCTGGTCGCGCTGAACGTGCGGACCCACCGCCTCTACGTGCTCAGCCTGGAGGAACGGGCCACGACCCTGGAACGTGAGCGCGAGGCCGAGTCCCGGGCGGCGGTCGCCGAGGAACGCACCCGGATCGCCCGTGAGCTGCACGACGTGGTTGCCCACAGCATGGCGGTGATGATCGTCCAGGCCGACGGTGCCCGGTTCATGCTCGACCGTGACCCCGCCCAGGCCCGTACCGCCGTGAAGGTGGTCGCGGACACCGGCCGGGCCGCACTGGAGGAGATGCGCCGGTTGGTCGGCGTCCTGCGTGACGCCGGGCCGTCCGGCGGGGACGCGCTCGCGGTGGCCGCCGACCCGGAGCACCGGCGCCTGGTCCTGGCCGAGTTGCCCGACCTGCTGGCCCGGTTCGGCGACGCCGGGCTGTACATCCGCAGCACCGTCACCGGCGAACCGCCGGCCCTGCCCCCGGGGCTGGAGCTGACCGTCTACCGGGTGGTGCAGGAGGCGCTGACCAACGCGCTCAAGCACGCCGGCGTCGACGCCGCCGTCGAGGTCACCCTGGCGTACACCACCGAGGCCGTCGAGGTCCGGGTCCGCGACGACGGTCGCGGTCGCCCGCTGGTCAGCCCGGCGCCGTCCGGCGGTCACGGTCTGCTCGGCATGCGGGAGCGGGTGACGGTGTACGACGGCAGCCTCACCGCCGGCCCCCGGCCGGCCGGGGGCTGGCAGGTCCAGGTCCGGCTACCGCTACCGTCGGATCCGGCAACGGAGGTGATCGCGGCATGA
- a CDS encoding DUF305 domain-containing protein, protein MTDRRARTLTIVTLALVLPLVAFIVIRAGGDAPTGAARSASATATPAPAATPTASPVPTDLTVIAPGRPGESATTRAAHEVRDAGPAPHNSMDVWFVRMMIPHHAQALAMAELAPDRAADPDIRALADRIRASQGPEMGVMRGWLQTRGLPAEIQGHDHGTMRGMQSAEAMRQLAAVRGADFDRLFVQMMTAHHEGAIELATNLLTVGSDLTLNEFANSVATEQTVEIERMREVLTR, encoded by the coding sequence ATGACCGACCGGCGCGCACGAACCCTGACGATCGTCACACTGGCGCTCGTGCTTCCGCTGGTGGCCTTCATCGTGATCCGCGCCGGGGGCGACGCCCCAACCGGCGCCGCGCGGTCGGCCTCCGCGACCGCCACCCCCGCCCCCGCCGCGACGCCGACCGCCAGCCCCGTACCCACCGACCTGACCGTCATCGCGCCCGGCCGCCCGGGTGAGTCGGCGACCACCCGGGCCGCCCACGAGGTCCGCGACGCCGGCCCCGCACCGCACAACTCGATGGACGTCTGGTTCGTCCGGATGATGATCCCGCACCACGCACAGGCCCTGGCCATGGCGGAGCTCGCTCCAGACCGCGCCGCCGACCCCGACATCCGGGCCCTCGCCGATCGGATCCGCGCCAGCCAGGGCCCGGAGATGGGCGTGATGCGTGGCTGGTTGCAGACCCGGGGCCTCCCGGCGGAGATCCAGGGGCACGACCACGGCACCATGCGCGGCATGCAGTCAGCCGAGGCGATGCGGCAGCTCGCCGCGGTCCGTGGCGCGGACTTCGACCGGCTCTTCGTGCAGATGATGACCGCGCACCACGAGGGCGCCATCGAGTTGGCCACCAACCTGCTCACCGTCGGTTCCGACCTGACGCTCAACGAGTTCGCCAACTCGGTCGCCACCGAGCAGACCGTCGAGATCGAGCGAATGCGCGAGGTCCTCACCCGCTGA
- a CDS encoding LVIVD repeat-containing protein: MIRLHMPRLRQLRLVALATAGLLVASALVAPASNAQVVPQSAPANTIPGVDEIVSSPNLRQIANVPKVAPLDSTNSDIAFQGRYAFAGNYNGFVIYDISRPSAPTVKARVLCPGSQNDISVHGDLLFLSTDSPRSDDSCASTSVPSSETKWEGIKVFDIKDKANPRYLKSVQTACGSHTHTLVPAKDKKSVYLYVSSYGPSETYVGCPPPHDSISIVKVPLKKPTEAAVVAMPNLFPDGGYPGIPREKSATSGCHDITVYPSKDLAAGACMGDGVLFDIKNREAPRVINRIRDEANFSFWHSATFNNSGTKVIFTDELGGGGAATCNEATGPNRGADAIYDITGRGDARKMTFRSYYKIPRMNADTENCVAHNGSLVPVLGRDIMVQAWYQGGISVWDFTDSAKPKEIAFWERGPLSADTLVGGGTWSAYYYNGHIYSNDMVKGLDVLELNDWRTWTAKLTRYNELNVQTQPSYLGW, translated from the coding sequence ATGATCAGACTCCACATGCCTCGGTTACGACAACTCCGCCTCGTGGCGCTCGCCACGGCCGGCCTGCTCGTCGCCAGCGCGCTCGTCGCCCCCGCGAGCAACGCCCAGGTCGTGCCGCAGTCGGCCCCCGCCAACACGATCCCCGGTGTCGACGAGATCGTGAGCAGCCCCAACCTGCGCCAGATCGCCAACGTGCCAAAGGTCGCACCACTGGACTCGACCAACAGCGACATCGCCTTCCAGGGCAGGTACGCGTTCGCCGGCAACTACAACGGCTTCGTCATCTACGACATCTCGCGGCCCAGCGCGCCGACGGTCAAGGCCCGGGTGCTCTGCCCGGGGTCGCAGAACGACATCTCCGTCCACGGCGATCTGCTCTTCCTCTCCACCGACTCGCCGCGCAGCGACGACTCCTGCGCCAGCACCTCGGTGCCGTCGTCGGAGACGAAGTGGGAGGGCATCAAGGTCTTCGACATCAAGGACAAGGCCAACCCGCGCTACCTCAAGTCGGTGCAGACGGCCTGCGGCTCGCACACCCACACGCTGGTGCCGGCGAAGGACAAGAAGTCGGTCTACCTGTACGTCTCGTCGTACGGGCCGTCGGAGACCTACGTCGGGTGCCCGCCGCCGCACGACTCCATCTCCATCGTCAAGGTGCCGCTGAAGAAGCCCACCGAGGCGGCGGTGGTCGCCATGCCGAACCTCTTCCCGGACGGCGGCTACCCCGGCATTCCACGGGAGAAGTCGGCGACCAGCGGCTGCCACGACATCACCGTCTACCCGTCGAAGGACCTGGCCGCCGGCGCCTGCATGGGTGACGGCGTGCTGTTCGACATCAAGAACCGGGAGGCGCCCCGGGTCATCAACCGGATCCGGGACGAGGCCAACTTCTCGTTCTGGCACTCGGCCACCTTCAACAACTCCGGCACCAAGGTGATCTTCACCGACGAGCTGGGTGGTGGCGGGGCGGCGACCTGCAACGAGGCCACCGGACCCAACCGGGGCGCGGACGCCATCTACGACATCACCGGCCGCGGTGACGCCCGGAAGATGACCTTCCGCAGCTACTACAAGATCCCCCGGATGAACGCCGACACCGAGAACTGCGTGGCGCACAACGGCTCGCTGGTCCCGGTGCTCGGTCGGGACATCATGGTCCAGGCGTGGTACCAGGGCGGCATCTCGGTCTGGGACTTCACCGACTCGGCCAAGCCGAAGGAGATCGCCTTCTGGGAGCGCGGCCCGCTCTCGGCCGACACCCTCGTCGGCGGCGGCACCTGGTCCGCGTACTACTACAACGGCCACATCTACTCCAACGACATGGTGAAGGGCCTGGACGTCCTGGAGCTGAACGACTGGCGGACCTGGACGGCCAAGCTGACCCGTTACAACGAGCTGAACGTGCAGACCCAACCCAGTTACCTGGGCTGGTAG
- a CDS encoding asparagine synthetase B family protein — protein sequence MCGIALSIGPEADPATFRRMLAVLAPRGEVTETRSESGLLAGTRRLRVVDRDRAVQPWTSTDERWLLCFNGEIFNYRELRAQLTRLGQAFRTESDTEVLLAAFQQWGEAAVTRLRGEYAFAVVERATGRAYLARDPLGVKPLYWSRRPGCLHLASEVKALVGHGAPIAEVPPGHHGWAEADGHVRLRPYVDLLTIGEGLPVVDDPDEAALLVRAALSDAIRMRVETDLTVGVVLSGGLDSSVTLRQVRDIHPDCVAVTVGAADSPDVAYARRLAADLDVPHVVVELRPRDIRLADVREAIRISELTEYGDIINAVVSVPIFRRLGELGIKVVLTGDGSDELFGGYPMYHQVAPAAARRLFLHRIRNLCRTELQRVDRAAMAHGVEARVPFLDLSVVELAMRLPLDLKLRHGQEKWIVRRAFADVLPDYILRRGKNPMSYSSGLHERVRLYKPLFARLHRSFGYDLQEPVRRDFDTVLSRCGNDLDRAIADGMDRPDYTVLEHARDLVGAAKWNAAPVVRRLVGPRPARG from the coding sequence GTGTGCGGCATCGCGTTGAGCATCGGCCCCGAGGCCGACCCGGCGACCTTCCGGCGGATGCTCGCCGTCCTGGCCCCTCGCGGTGAGGTCACCGAAACCCGGTCCGAGAGCGGGCTGCTCGCCGGCACCCGCCGGCTCCGGGTCGTCGACCGGGATCGGGCGGTGCAACCGTGGACCTCGACCGACGAACGCTGGCTGCTCTGCTTCAACGGCGAGATCTTCAACTACCGGGAGCTGCGGGCGCAACTGACCCGCCTGGGTCAGGCGTTTCGCACCGAGAGCGACACCGAGGTGCTGCTCGCCGCGTTCCAGCAGTGGGGCGAGGCCGCGGTGACCCGGCTCCGCGGTGAGTACGCGTTCGCCGTCGTCGAGCGGGCCACCGGCCGGGCGTACCTGGCTCGCGACCCACTCGGGGTCAAGCCGCTGTACTGGTCCCGTCGGCCCGGTTGCCTGCACCTCGCCTCCGAGGTCAAGGCGCTCGTCGGGCACGGGGCCCCGATCGCCGAGGTGCCACCCGGGCACCACGGCTGGGCGGAGGCGGACGGGCACGTGCGACTGCGCCCGTACGTCGACCTGCTCACCATCGGCGAGGGCCTGCCGGTCGTCGACGACCCGGACGAGGCCGCCCTGCTCGTCCGTGCCGCGCTGAGCGACGCCATCCGGATGCGGGTGGAGACCGACCTGACCGTCGGGGTGGTGCTCTCCGGTGGGCTGGACAGCTCGGTGACCCTGCGGCAGGTCCGCGACATCCACCCGGACTGCGTCGCGGTGACGGTCGGTGCCGCGGACAGCCCCGACGTCGCGTACGCCCGGCGGCTCGCCGCCGACCTGGACGTGCCGCACGTCGTGGTCGAGCTGCGTCCGCGCGACATCCGGCTCGCCGACGTGCGCGAGGCCATCCGGATCTCCGAGCTGACCGAGTACGGCGACATCATCAACGCGGTCGTCTCGGTGCCGATCTTCCGGCGGCTGGGCGAGCTGGGGATCAAGGTGGTGCTCACCGGCGACGGCTCCGACGAACTGTTCGGCGGGTACCCGATGTACCACCAGGTCGCCCCGGCCGCGGCCCGGCGACTGTTCCTGCACCGGATCCGCAACCTGTGTCGGACGGAGTTGCAGCGGGTCGACCGGGCCGCCATGGCGCACGGGGTGGAGGCCCGGGTGCCCTTCCTCGACCTGAGCGTGGTGGAGCTGGCCATGCGGCTGCCGCTGGATCTGAAGCTGCGCCACGGTCAGGAGAAGTGGATCGTCCGGCGGGCGTTCGCCGACGTGCTACCCGACTACATCCTGCGCCGAGGAAAGAACCCGATGTCGTACTCCTCGGGGTTGCACGAGCGGGTCCGGCTGTACAAGCCGCTGTTCGCCCGGCTGCACCGCTCGTTCGGCTACGACCTGCAGGAGCCGGTGCGCCGGGACTTCGACACCGTGCTGAGCCGGTGTGGCAACGACCTCGACCGGGCCATCGCCGACGGGATGGACCGGCCCGACTACACCGTTCTGGAGCACGCCCGCGACCTCGTCGGTGCGGCGAAGTGGAACGCCGCCCCGGTGGTCCGCCGCCTGGTCGGCCCGCGCCCGGCCCGCGGCTGA